GCCGATAACGACATCTGTTCCCTGCGCACCTGAAGCCATTGTCCCGTAATTATTGATGGTGTTGGCAACCGTATTCGTCACTGAGTTGTTCGTTTCAGCATAAAAAATTGCACCCCCGCCGGTCCTGAGCGTACCGTAATTATTTACGATGTTGCCACCTCCGATCGCGCTGATCCAACCTGTATTTTTGGCCGTGTTTGTTTGAACAATACTTCCTGTAGATGAAATGTTCACGACCGTGTAATATTTGAATTCGACAACGTTTCTTCCCTCATTCCATGGCCCCTACTATTTCCGGCACTTTGCAATGATCCATTGACATTGATTACATTCGGATTGCTTGCGGACGACCCGGAACCCGTACTTACACTCATTCCAGAGGTATTCACCAACGCGCCGGAGGCGATATCGAGAGTTATGATTGTGCTGTTCGGACCCGTGCCGATAGTCGAGGTGATTGACCCCGTACACGTCACTGTGCCCGACGTCCCATCACATGCTGCGCACGCTTCACGCGGCAAAAGAAGAATGGCCAAAGACAAACATGTCATCAGACAAGAAAGGTATTTAGTTCGATCAATCAAACTCATCTCAGATGGCCACATCTTATTGTTGTGCAAGACCAAGACGTTCCTGATCATGCGGAGGGAACGCATTCCTTGCTTCTCACGCGAGACCCTGAAACGTTTCGCCTGAAACAAAAGTTTTCGGAAAAGCCGTCCAGAACCGGGCTTTCAGCTCAAATATGACGTTTGCAATGAAACGCGTGGCAGAGGAGAAAGCCTCCGACCCTATGTCTAAACGTGTTGCGGCCCGGTGCTCATCATCTCGACGGGCGAGCATGATCTCGATGTATAAGCGTCAACTGCATTTGCGCCTTTCAAATTCTCAGGCCTTTCCAGAGATTTCCCACCTTTGGCCAAGAGCGCGATCACTCTTCCTCTTAAGCTCGCCAATACCCGTCCTGACATGGCGCTCATTCCGTGACGCGATCTCGCCCAACAGGGGTCACTCGGGACGCGCCGCCACGCGGCCTCCCCTTCAATGCCTGGTCGGCGGGTCAAAATGTTCGCTTTCAAGCCCGGAGAGCCATGCGCGCGCCTGTTCTCAAAAGCTGGGCGCGCCTTGGTAGACCCGCGCATTTTTCAATAAGCGTATCGACCCGCTTCACTCGAAGACTCGATTTACTCCTCCGGAGACGATTGGCGCATCTACAGGGCCAGTCAGGCTGGTGATGAAGATGTCTCGCCGAAGAACTGGCCCCACCCGCCTCAAAATTCGCGCCAGATCGAGCCTCATTGCGCCCGTCAGGCACCGGTCACCCCCCCCCCCCCGCAACCTGCCCGTGGCGTTGCGCCGAGTGCGAGGCGGTTTCATGTGACTTTCCGACGTATGTTTTGCAGCCTTACAGAGCTGAACTAAGGCCCAAACAGGCCCCCACGGCCGAAGCCCCCCTGCCGGGTTAGGTCCGTGACACAACAAATTCCCACCACAGACCAAAACCCTTGCAGCGTCTAGCTTCTCAACATAAATTTCGCCGGGAAATATGGAGCGGGTGAAGGGAATCGAACCCTCGTATGCAGCTTGGGAAGCTGCCGTTCTACCATTGAACTACACCCGCATGGGCGTTTACCTACATGAAACGCCTCATCCGCACAAGCGCGGCGCAAGGTGCATTGACGTCGCCCACGAAGCTTGCTCATATGGAATTGTCACGCACCTGATGCGATGACCCTCGTCATTTGGAAGGCCGGCTTGCAGCGAGGTAAAATAAATTGCGCTAAAGAGGTCCGCATCACGTAAGTGATCTCGGCTTTCCACGACCAGAATGGCGTCTAACGCCCATTTTGGAGTATTTCCTGTTATGAAATCCCACAAATTTGGCCTGACAACATCTCTCCTCCATGCGGATCTTGACCGCACACCGCATGGAGAGACAAGCGAGGCCATTTTCCTGACCTCCAGCTTTGTTTACGATAGTGCGGAGCAGGCCGCCGCGACTTTCAAAGGGGAGGAAAATCATTTCCAATATTCCCGTTTCGGTAACCCGACGACGGATGCTTTACAGGATCGTCTCGCGCGGCTTGTAAGGTGCTGAAGCCTGCATCGTGACCTCAACGGGGATGGGGGCCATTTCTTCGACGCTTTTAGCGCATGCGAAATCGGGTGATCGGGTCGTCGCCTCACGCGCTTTGTTCGGGTCCTGCCACTGGATCATTGCCACGCTGCTTCCGCGTTACGGAATCGAGACTGTCTTTGTCGACGTCCATGATGATGCCGGTTGGGAAGACGCCTTATCCGTGCCAACGTCAGCCGTGTTGATTGAAACCCCCTCCAACCCGATGCTCGACATCATCGATATTCAGAAAATCGCCGATCTGTCCCATCGTGCAAGGGCGCTTCTGATGGTGGATAATGTTTTCGCGTCACCCATCGGGCAGAAGCCATTGTCACTCGGCGCGGATGTCGTTCTCTATTCCTGCACGAACCATATTGACGGCCAGGGGCGCGTCCTTGGCGGTGCCATTCTGGGAAAGGCGGATTGGATTAAAGATGTCGTGCAGCCTTTCACGCGCAATACGGGTAACAGCCTGTCGCCCTTCAACGCGTGGGTTTTACTGAAAGGGTTGGAGACCCTCCCGCTTCGGGACCGCGCCATGGCGTCAAACGCGGCCATGGTGGCTGACTTCCTTGCCGGGCACAAAGCGATCCGAAAGTTGCACTACCCCGGGCGCGCTGATCACCCCGCCGCGTCTCTCATAAGTCAGCAGATGAGTTACGGCGGCAGCCTCATCGCTTTCGAATTGCAGGGTGATCAAGAGATGGCATTTCGGTTCATGAATGCGCTCAAGCTCATCGCCATCTCAAATAATCTGGGCGATTCCCGCAGTCTCATCACGCATCCGGCCTCAACAACCCACATGCGCGTGCCGGCGGAAGATCGCGCCAGGCTCGGGATTACCGAGGCGGTGCTGCGCCTTTCCATCGGGTTGGAGGAGAGTGAAGATCTGATCGCGGATCTTGCCCAGGCGCTAGAGGAGATGGATCATTAAAGATTCGTTGCATTCCATCGAACTTAGAAGCTAAAACGCGCTTATGGCAGATCGTGACTCCAGCTCGGGGCTCCTCCCGCAAACAAGTGGTGAGTTTTCGGATATTCTCGATGCTCCCCCCGCGTTCGAAGCGCGCACCGGCGACATCGTCGTCACTGTGCGTCCCTTCTGGCTGGATGATCAATCCGCGCCGGATGAGCACCGCTATGTCTGGGCCTACACGATCCAGGTGGAAAATAACGGCACGCAAACCATCCAGATCCTGAGTCGTCATTGGTGCATCACAAATGGCAGTGGCCGATCTGATCATGTTCATGGTGAAGGGATCATCCGTGAGCAGCCGATCATCGCGAGCGGCGCCGTCTTTGAATATACATCCGGCGCCGCCCTGCATACGCCGTCAGGCATCATGCAGGGCACTTACCACGTCATCATTCCCTCAACCGGGCAACGATTTGACGTGCTCGTCCCGACTTTCAGTCTCGACAGCCCGCATTACAGAGCGACAATCCATTAGGATTTATAGGCCGCCCTGCCCTGTGAGCCGGGCCGTCTTAAGTAATATCAAGTCGCAAACAGCATGGCATTTGACGCCTGGATAAAATAAAACATTTATATGTTAAATTTTTGGTATGGAGTGATCGTGATGCGACTCGTCCAGACCACTAGAGTTTTTAAAAAGCTTTAAAAGACGCGACGTTGCAACCAACGCCCTCCGTGACGCGCTCATCACGTGAAAGTCATGTTTTCAATGTGAATTATGTGTTATAGGCGACATTGGTCGTTGATTATTGCGCCGTGTGGGACGTGCCTGACTGGGCCGACCACCTCCCTTGAAAAATAAGGAATTTCGTTTTGAGTGATATAGACCAGGCGGCAGCCGAACCTTCGCACCGTCCGCTCGCGGGGCGGATGCTTTTCGCAGCACTTCTCGCATCAATTGCAGGCTTGATGTTTGGGCTCGATATCGGCGTCATCTCTGGTGCACGTCAATTCATAGCGCATGAATTCAATGCCTCGAATACGGAGCAAGGACTTATCGTCAGCTTCATGATGTTCGGCGCGATGGCCGGGGCACTGGGTGCCAACCCGATCTCGCTTCATCTGGGGCGACGCATGGCGCTCATCATCAGCGCTTTTCTGTTCATTCTCGGCTCTCTGCTCTGCGCTTTTGCCCTCTCCGCCATTTTTCTCATGGTGGCGCGCGCGGTGCTGGGCCTCGCCGTCGGTGTCGCGAGCTTTGTCGCCCCGCTTTACATCTCGGAAGTCGCTGATGAGCGTCGCCGTGGCGGGTTGATCTCCACTTATCAGCTCATGGTCACGATCGGCATTCTCCTCGCATTCGTATCTGACGCGATTCTCGCTTACTGGTCGGCCTGGCGGATGATGCTCGGGATTGTCGCGATCCCCGGGATTCTCTTCTTCATCGGAGCGTTCTTCCTGCCGGACAGCCCGCGTTGGCTGATGCTGCGCGGACGGGAGAAGGAAGCCCTCGCCGTATTGCATGACCTGCGCGAATCCCAATCGGAAGTCGCGCGTGAGGTTGAGGACATCAAGGAACAGCTTGAGATCAAAAAAAGCCAGCGTGGTTTTGGTATGTTCCTGCAGGACAGGAATTTCCGCCGCGCCGTCTTCCTCGGCATTGTGTTGCAGCTCGTGCAGCAGCTGACCGGTATTAATGCGGTGATGTATTTCGCACCCACGATTTTTGAGAGCTCGGGCTTTGGTCAGGATGGGGCTTTGTGGAGCACCGCGATCGTCGGACTCGTCAACTGCCTCGCAACCTTCATCGCCATTAGTTACGCAGATAATTTCGGCCGCCGCAAACTCTTGACGGTCGGGTTTTTCGCGATGGCGTTGGGCATGGGCGGGCTTGCCGTCCTTTTGACAATCGGGGTGGATACGTCTCCGATCCTGCCTTACCTCTCTGTCGGCTTCCTGCTGCTTTTCATTGTCGGGTTCGCCTCCTCCGCCGGCCCAATGATCTGGGTGCTGTGCTCTGAAATTCAGCCTCTCAAAGGCCGGGATTTCGGGGTAACATGCTCGACATTCTCCAATTGGTCGACCAATTTTGTCATCGGGCTGACCTTCCTGCCGTTACTTTCCATGCTGGGCGCGGGGAACACGATGTGGCTTTTCGCCGCGCTCAATGCGGTCTTCATCATCTTCACGCAGAGTTTCGTGCCTGAAACGAAGGATGTCTCGCTCGAAAGCATTGAATCAAAATTGCGCCGCGGTATACGGCTGCGCGATATCGGGCAGTAACCTGGCTCTCTAGCGTAACTAAGCGGGCCGATGTGGTGAAAGCTGCATCGGCCCTTTTTATTTTATGGCGATCGCGCTTCGCGCGCTAACCCCGTTGCCGCGATCACAGAGCGTCATGCGTCACCTCTTGACGAAAGCGGGACAAACAAGCATTGCATGAGCCATGCGAGTAGCCGTCATTCTTCTTGCGGCCGGTACCGGTCGTCGCTTTGCCTCCGGGCTGGAACGCCTCGTCTCAAAAGGCGGTGTATCAGCCTTTTATGGCGCGGTCGGGAATGCGGCGGATCTCCCCAAGCAGTATTGGCTGTTTGATGGCAAGCCAGTCATCCGCCACGCAGCGGAAGCCCTCTTGCCTTTCGCCGATATGATTCAGCCTGTCGGTGACGCGGCGGCGCTCTCCCAGGTTCTTGACGGTTTACCGATCCTCCCGCCTGTGTCAGGCGGGGCGGAAAGGCAAGATAGTGTCCGCGCCGGGCTGGAGGCCCTGGCCACGCTTGAAACCCCTCCCGAATATGTGCTTGTCCATGACGGTGCACGCCCCTACCTGCCGCATTTTGTGACCCAGGGCGTTCTCGATGCCCTCCAGCATTACAAAGCCGCCATCCCCGCCGTTAAACTCGCGGACACCCTCAAACGTGTTGAAGGCGACGTTATCCAAGGCACGATTGACCGGGCGAATCTTCACCGCGCGCAAACCCCTCAGGGTTTTCACTTCCCGGCTCTTCTGGCCCATCACAGGCGGCATGAACGCTCTGAAACCGACGATGCCGCTTTGTTCGAGGCGGCAGGTGAAGCGGTCGCCATCGTTCCGGGCGATGAGGATAATATCAAACTTACCCAAGCGGAGGACCTGGTGCGATTGGAGAGATTGCTGGGCACGCCCCCCTGCCCGCGCACAGGGCTTGGTTACGATGTTCATGCTTTCGCGGATGACCGTGATCTGATCATTTGCGGCGTTAAAATCCCGCATGAACGCGGCCTTGCCGGGCATTCTGACGCCGATGTCGGCATCCACACATTATGCGACGCGATTTACGGCGCTTTGTCTGAAGGCGATATCGGCTATCACTTCCCGCCTTCAACGAATGAATGGAAGGATATGGACTCGGCCCGTTTCCTTATCCATGCGGGGCAGCGCATCCGTGAGCGCGGCGGTCGCCTCATTAATGCCGACATCACCATTATTTGTGAGCGCCCTAAAATCGGGCCGCATGTTGCGGCGATGCGCGCGCGGCTGGCATCCTTGCTGGAGGTCGATATGGCGCGAATTTCCGTCAAGGCAACAACGTCCGAATGCCTCGGCTTCACGGGGCGGGAGGAAGGGATCGCGGCAACGGCCGTCGCGACCGTCCTGCTGCCCTAACCAGGCGGCACGGTTTTACCGCAGCGCGTGAGGCCCCTTCGGCGCAAATTGAAAGCTGGAACCTTTACACCGCCTGACCCGTCGCGCTCAAGGCGGCGTACTGCAGCACGTGCTCTATCTCGCGACGACAGGATGCCTGTCCCGCCTCACGATCACCATCGCGCCCCCAGCGCGCCATCTGTGCGTTCTCTTCGATGAAGGCGCAGGCGATCCCCATATCAACCGTGACGGCACCATAAAGAATGGCATGGGTAAGAATGAGGCTCGCCGTCATGGATGAAAGGACAGAAAGGCCGGTCAGGGCGACATCGTCATAGCTTGATAATTTCGCTTCAACCGTCCCGATAATATCTTTCGCGATGTCGATCGGCGCGATTTCGTCAATCCAAGGCAAAGCGCACTTAAACACCTCCTCAAATTTTTCACGCGGCATCGCGAAAATTTGCGTCTGTGCCCGCCCCAGCGCGCCATCACCATGGCGGTAAAAAAGCGCGTCGGCGCTAAAGATGCCGATTAACTGCGCCACGACCTCATTTCGACGCGGCGCAACGCGTTCCAATTGCTTGGCCGCAAGTTGCGTGATCGGCATGTGCTCCGGGTTGAAAATCGTGTTTTTGCGGCAGGATCGCCATTCATCGGCAATTTTGTCAGCGAGGGCGGCGGAGGGCACAATCAAGCTTGACCCGGCTGGTAGTATTATCGGTTTCCCGTCCAGCATGATGCCCCACTTATCCGCCGCCGCGCGCTCGATAGTGACGTCAGACCAGAAGACCTTACTCCCCCTCACCGGAACAAGCCGAGGCTTTTCAACAGATCTGCCGCGCCTTTTCTCTTTTTCACCGATGCCGCACCCATTCCGGCCCGACCTTCACGCGCTGTATGCAGCCATGCGGGACAGAAATCGGTTTTCTGCTCATTGATCGTAAAGCCGGTTCGGCCATCTTCACCCTGTGCCGCGGTCACATGTGGATTTTCGAGCAATCCCTGCACACGCAGGCGCTTTGAGACACCCGCCCCGGCGACGGAAATGACCGGCTTAATGCTGAAATCGATCGTTTCACTCTCCCGGTCAAATATCCCATGACCTGACAGTTCCACAGGTGCGGCATCCAGTCCGATCAGATCAACATTGAGTTGCGTCGGCGCCACATTCATATGCAGCCCGAAACACCGCACGGGGAGTTCACTCCCATCCAGAAAAGCCCCGACCCCACCTTTAAGGTACGGCCGGAAGGGAGCCGTCCGAATCCGCCCACTCACCATGGAAAGGCCGAGATGGCCCGTCATGTGGCGTCGAAACGCGTCGCGTGTGTCCGCTGGCCCCTGGAGATTACCCACAACCTCAACCGGTCCACTCAGGAAGGGGGCCATATCAAGCGCGCCGAGCAATAACTCCGCCGGAACCGTCACGGGCGACGCATGGAGTGCGAGAGTCGGGGAGGACGTGTCACCGTGATAAACGACGCCGCCCGCCATCATGCCGGTTTTGGCGCTGTTCTCAGAAAGATCCAGACGCCAGACTTGATTGGCATAATCTGCACTGAGTTTGACATTATCATAAAGCTGGTCGCCAAATTTGAGGTTCTTCCCGTTCGCAATGATGGACCAGTCGAATTTATCGGCCACGCCATCAGAGAGACGCTGCCAGCTATCCTGCGCCCAATGACTTCTGATCGCCGCTTCATCCGGCGGAGGCGCAATCTCTGCCACCGTGGCGACGTCTGCCGGTGGCGGAACGGCAGGGGAAGACGTCGCTTCTGATCGCGCTTCCGGCTTTGGCGCGATGACAGGTGGAGGCGCCGTCTGCTTAAGGTTGAGGAAATCAACATGCGTGACGTCAAACTGCGCCTCAACCTTACCGCGTGATGTTGCGTCAGGCGGTAAGGTCACATGGCCCTGTCCGTTAAGGCTCAAAGCGCGGCTTCTGATTTTGAGGCTCTTAACGTCGAGGGAAGTGCCGAAATGCGCCTCCGCGCGGGCGTCAAAAATGGCGTCTTCAAGAAGGATCGGCCCGACAGGAAGGAATTGCGTGCGGCCATCCATATCAAATGACGCCTCCGAACGCCCCGCATGACCATTGACGTGAATTACGCCATCCCGGTCAAAAAAAGCAATCCGGTGCGTGTTCGGCGCCAGACGCGCTGAAAAGGGAAGGGTTTTTTCAAAATGACTATGCAGGGAGTCATTGAGGTCAGACAAAGTCGGGACGGTCGCCTGAATGGCCCAATCCTTCCCGGGGGATGAAATGACAGTCGAGAATTTCAACGCATCCCGCGTATTCCGGGCGGACACGCTGATATTTCGCCCTTCAAAAAAACCGGGCACATGTAAATAGCCAATATCAAGATCCGCCATCTCCAGCGCCAGGGACTGATACCAGGGGCGTTCATCCTTATCCCGACGGGCCGGATCCTCCGAAAGCGGGTGATCACTAAAGACGACCCGCCCGGAAAGCCCCTCGATATTCGGCAGGCGAACATGACTGAAGATCGCCTGAAGCTGCTGCGTCCGGCGCATCCGCGCTTTAATTTCTCCCGACCAGCCGCGCAAATGCATAACATCCCGCAAAGCGCCGGAGTAATTCACCCAGCCATCCTCACGATCACCGGAGCCGAGGATCAGGCCCAACCCGATATGCCAGGGTTTGCGCGGATTTTGAAAGTCTGCGAATGAGCCAACATGACCGCTGAGGCTGAAAGGTGTCTCACCATGACGCGCATGCACTTCAATCGCCGGTGCGTTTGAGCGAAGCCCGTCAAACGTCGCATTCTCTATCATAACCTGCCCGGAGCGATGGGTGAGCTGATCATCCAGGCTGCAAATGACGTTGCGCAGCCTGATCCCCGCAAGATGCACGCGATATTTCTGCTTCTGGCCTGACTTAACGTGCCCATCGGTTGAATCGGGGTGCGCCTCATGCACAGGGTGAAGCATCCAGCTCGCGTGACCGGACGCATCTCGGCGGATGTTGATCTGGCCATTTGCAAGGTCAATCCGCTTGATGCGGAGGTTGTGATGCACGAGGGGCAGAATATCGACCGCCACCCGGGCGGAACTCACCTGCGCCATCGGCGGGCCTTCCGAGAAATCCGGGTCGCGGAGCGTGACATGTTCCAGCGTCAAACCAATTTGCGGAAAAGCCGGAACCCGGACCCCGTCAAATTGAAGATCATCCCCCGTATGCGCCTTGACCAGCGCGATGAGATGCTGCCGGTCGATCAAACGGCTGAGGATGATCTGTGTCGCAACGATACCAATCGCGGCCAGACTCAAAATAACGACTAAACCCGCCAATATGCGCTTCATCATGAACCCGCCTTGTTTTTTGAACGTTTCGCCTTCGGGGTCTCGCCCGCCGCAAATCCAAGGCGGCGGAACGTTTCACTCATATGGGGCGGCAGCGGCGCGGCGACGCTCAACATACCGCCCTCAGGATGCGGGATTTCGAGATACCTTGCATGAAGATGAAGGCGATCTTCGAAACCCTCGATGTGGGTTTTATCCCCGCCATATTTCGGGTCACCCAATGTCGGTGTCCCGAGGCTTTCACAATGCACGCGCAATTGATGTGTCCGCCCCGTCAGAGGGTTGAGTTGCAGCCAGGTCAGTTTGCGCCCCGCCGCATCAACAACCTCATAATCCGTCAAAGCCCGCTGGGCGTCGGCATCCTTGCGGTCCGCCGCCATCATCAATGCGCCCTGCCCGGCCCCCAACTTCACGAGGGGTTGATCAATTGTACCGGATTGCGGGGAGGGTCGCCCGACCACCACCGCCCAATAGGTTTTCCGCACATGGCGCCCGCGAAAGGCCGCCGCCAGTTTCGCCGCCACACCCGGCGTGCGCGCCACCAGGAGGAGCCCCGACGTGTCACGGTCAATGCGATGAACGAGGCGGGGACGCTCCACCTCCCCCTCCCGCAGCCCATCGAGCATCATGTCAATATGCGTTGTGATCCCCGGCCCACCCTGCGTCCCCAGCCCGGACGGTTTATTGAGCACAATCAACGCTTTATCCTGATAGACAACCATACGTTGGATGTCGCGGATCAGGCTGGGGTCAAGGGGGCGCTTCTGCCTACCTTGCGGCGCAAGCGCCCCTGCGGGCAAAGGAGGGATCCGGAGATTCTGCCCGGCAATGACGCGCGTTGATGCTGTGACGCGCTTTCCATCAAGGCGAATCTGCCCCGTTCGACATAATTTTTGCAGGGCCCCTTGGGTAAGAGAAGGATAATGCCGGCGGAACCAGCGATCGACCCTCATCTCGGCCTCATCCTGGTCGATAACACGTGTCATGACACTCATGACCCACGCCTTGCCCGGAGTCGTGCATAATTGTCCAGAACTTTTGTAATTTCGGCCTCATGGCCGCGTGGCGTCGGGCGGTAAAATGTTACGCGCGCCATGTCATCGGGAAAGAAATTCTGACCCGAAAACCCATCTTCCGCATCGTGATCATATTCATAGCCTTTCCCGTAACCGATTTCCCGCATCAATTGGGTGGGCGCATTACGGATATGTAAAGGCGGGCCGAGGCTGCCCGTCTCACGCGCCGTGGCCCGCGCCATTTTATAGGCGGTATAGACAGCGTTTGACTTCGGGGCCGTGGCCAGATGCACAATGAGTTGGGCCAAAGCCAGCTCGCCTTCCGGGCTACCGAGGCGCTCATAACTCTGCCATGCCGCGATGGAAAGTGGCAGAGCGGTCGGGTCAGCCATACCGATGTCCTCCGCGGCAAAACGGTTCAGCCGGCGAGCGATGTAGCGCGGATCCTCCCCCCCTTCCAACATGCGGGCAAACCAGTAAAGCGCCGCATCAGGGTCAGAGCCGCGCAGAGATTTATGCAGGGCGGAGATGAGGTTATAATGCTCTTCCCGGTCCCGATCATATAAGGCGGCGCGACGCGTGAGGATGGCGGACAAAGCCGTTGAATCAAGGAGGGCATCCGTTTTGAGGGAGAGGAGTTGCTCCGCGAGGTTCAGCAGGTAGCGCCCATCCCCGTCCGCCATCGCGCGCAGGCTGGCGCGCGCATCCGGTGTCAGCGGAAGCGTCCGCCCTACATCATCTTCGGTGCGCTGAAGCAGCGCTTCAAGCGCGGCATCATCCAATCGGTTAAGAATAAGAACCTGACAACGTGAGAGGAGCGCACTATTCAGGGAAAAGGATGGATTTTCGGTCGTGGCACCGACCAGCACAACCGTCCCCTTTTCCACAAACGGGAGGAAACTATCCTGCTGGGCACGGTTGAAACGATGGATCTCATCCACAAACAAGAGAGTGCCCCGCCCGGATGCGGCCTGGTAGCGTTGCGCTGCGTCAAATTCCTTCTTAAGCTCCGCAACACCGGAGAACACGGCGGATATTGGCGCGAAACGCAGTCCGGCCTCACCCGCCAGAAGGCGCGCCATCGTGGTTTTGCCGCAACCCGGCCCGCCCCACAAAATGAGGCTTGAAAGGCTCAACTGCATTAACATGCGCGTGATGCGCCCATCCTCGCCAAGGAGATGCGCCTGCCCCACAACGTCACGCAGCCGCGTCGGGCGGAGGCGGTCCGCGAGGGGCCGGGTTTTCGATGTCATATTGGTTTGGGTGCGTCGGGGATCTGAATCCGGCGGTGACGCGGTGCCAAACAAATCATCTTCGGCTGCTGCACCCATCGAACCCTCCCCCATCCCTCACACCGCTTGGTCAGCGTTAAGGCCCTTCACATCACACTCTATTCGTTGAAGGATCGTATCACGCCAGGCAGAAAAACGGAAAACGGATTGGCTTCAAGATGAGGATCTTTGAAATCACCCGTGATCACATAAGTCGCGGCAAAAACGCCCCCTTCTTTTTCCGGGGAGAAGAGATGGCCGAGTTTCGGGAAGCGTCCCAATATCGCATTAAACCCGAAAGCCGGAACGACCGTCCCATGCAGGTCGAGCTTTTCCCGGCGCAAATCGATAAGGCCGCGCAGCGTCGCCCCAAGGGCGCGATTGCCGAAATAACCATCTTGTATCAGGATTTGAGAGGGGTCAATCGTGAGTTTGGCATGAAGGCAATCCAACGCAAAACGCTACGGATTGGTCTTTGACCAATCCGCCAATGCGGCATGGGCCAACGTTTGCAGCAGGCGTGGCGGCTTACGGAAGTTGAGAGCACCGACATCCAGTTGGCCGCGCATCCGCGGGAGGGCCTGACAGCAATCCCCCTCTGTCACACCATCAAAGGCGAGATGTCCGCCTTCAAGCCGATCATAGATGGCGAGATTTTCAAGACTTCTCCCCAGATTTTGCACGCGAATCTGCAAATGCGCGCGCTGCCCCTGGGGTGTGAGTTCCGCACTAAGGGGGAAACACCGCCCGCATATAATGTCCCGCGCCTGACACGTATCCCCTGCCCTGCTGAAGTGATCTGTAAATCCCGATAAATGGCGCGCCCATGATAAACGACGTCATCAGCACGCAAAGAAGCCTGCCAGTGCGCAGCCTCTTGAGACACGGGATGCGCCTTTGGCGTTTGTCGAGCGGCTTTGAGCGATGCAGCATTTTCCGGCGTTTGCAGCCATGGCGTGATGTCGAGCGTCGAAAGCTTGAGGCGCGCATCAACAGGCGTTTCGTGGCGCGCTGGAAACACGATACGGCCCGTCCCTGAACTACCAGCAAGGCGCATTTTATCAAGTGTCAGAATGGAAATCTTGCCATGATCGGTTTGCCCCCAGCCTGACACGTCGATATTGTCCCCGGTAATGGCAAAACGCGGCAGATCCGTTATAACGCGGTTATGAAATTTGACCTCCGCCATCGCCTTGGCGGCCATACCGGGCGGCTTTTGCCATAGGGGGAATGAAATCCCGGCTTCATGCAGGTCGAGCGATGTCTGGAGCGATGCGTGACCGTTCTCCGTCGCCGCGTAATGTGATTTTAAAAGCGCATGACCCCGAAACCAGAATTCCGCATCGGGCAGGATTTTGCGAAGGTCGCCCGGCGTCACGACGGATTTTGCCCGGAAAGCATCGGGCGACGCATCAGAATCCAGCGGGAACTGCATGGCAAGCTGCGCATCGACCTGCCCGGACGACTTCGTGAACGGTAATTTTTTGCCTTTCAGCAATTTTAATTCTGGCTCCGACAGAACATTAATGAAGCCGGACAGGTCACCCACCAGATTGAGTTTGAGATCCGCCATTTGGGAGGCGTCAAACAGTCCGTTAATGCGCA
This DNA window, taken from Acetobacteraceae bacterium, encodes the following:
- the apaG gene encoding Co2+/Mg2+ efflux protein ApaG gives rise to the protein MADRDSSSGLLPQTSGEFSDILDAPPAFEARTGDIVVTVRPFWLDDQSAPDEHRYVWAYTIQVENNGTQTIQILSRHWCITNGSGRSDHVHGEGIIREQPIIASGAVFEYTSGAALHTPSGIMQGTYHVIIPSTGQRFDVLVPTFSLDSPHYRATIH
- a CDS encoding sugar porter family MFS transporter, encoding MSDIDQAAAEPSHRPLAGRMLFAALLASIAGLMFGLDIGVISGARQFIAHEFNASNTEQGLIVSFMMFGAMAGALGANPISLHLGRRMALIISAFLFILGSLLCAFALSAIFLMVARAVLGLAVGVASFVAPLYISEVADERRRGGLISTYQLMVTIGILLAFVSDAILAYWSAWRMMLGIVAIPGILFFIGAFFLPDSPRWLMLRGREKEALAVLHDLRESQSEVAREVEDIKEQLEIKKSQRGFGMFLQDRNFRRAVFLGIVLQLVQQLTGINAVMYFAPTIFESSGFGQDGALWSTAIVGLVNCLATFIAISYADNFGRRKLLTVGFFAMALGMGGLAVLLTIGVDTSPILPYLSVGFLLLFIVGFASSAGPMIWVLCSEIQPLKGRDFGVTCSTFSNWSTNFVIGLTFLPLLSMLGAGNTMWLFAALNAVFIIFTQSFVPETKDVSLESIESKLRRGIRLRDIGQ
- the ispF gene encoding 2-C-methyl-D-erythritol 2,4-cyclodiphosphate synthase; translated protein: MRVAVILLAAGTGRRFASGLERLVSKGGVSAFYGAVGNAADLPKQYWLFDGKPVIRHAAEALLPFADMIQPVGDAAALSQVLDGLPILPPVSGGAERQDSVRAGLEALATLETPPEYVLVHDGARPYLPHFVTQGVLDALQHYKAAIPAVKLADTLKRVEGDVIQGTIDRANLHRAQTPQGFHFPALLAHHRRHERSETDDAALFEAAGEAVAIVPGDEDNIKLTQAEDLVRLERLLGTPPCPRTGLGYDVHAFADDRDLIICGVKIPHERGLAGHSDADVGIHTLCDAIYGALSEGDIGYHFPPSTNEWKDMDSARFLIHAGQRIRERGGRLINADITIICERPKIGPHVAAMRARLASLLEVDMARISVKATTSECLGFTGREEGIAATAVATVLLP
- a CDS encoding ATP12 family protein, translated to MRGSKVFWSDVTIERAAADKWGIMLDGKPIILPAGSSLIVPSAALADKIADEWRSCRKNTIFNPEHMPITQLAAKQLERVAPRRNEVVAQLIGIFSADALFYRHGDGALGRAQTQIFAMPREKFEEVFKCALPWIDEIAPIDIAKDIIGTVEAKLSSYDDVALTGLSVLSSMTASLILTHAILYGAVTVDMGIACAFIEENAQMARWGRDGDREAGQASCRREIEHVLQYAALSATGQAV